From Cellulomonas fimi ATCC 484, a single genomic window includes:
- the rpsB gene encoding 30S ribosomal protein S2, translated as MAVVTMRQLLESGVHFGHQTRRWNPKMKRFIFTERNGIYIVDLQQSLSYIDRAYDFVSQTVAHGGSILFVGTKKQAQEPVAEQAARVGMPYVNQRWLGGMLTNFTTVHKRLQRLKELEQIDFDDVAASGLTKKELLVLRREKDKLSKTLGGIRDMAKVPSAVWIVDTNKEHLAVDEARKLGIPVVAILDTNCDPDVVDYPIPGNDDAIRAVQLLTRVIADAAADGLLKRHSGRTAAAEGAEADAEPLAEWERELLAGAEAQVAEAAAEPEAAAAPAADEAAAPAADEAAAPAADEAAEAPGADAAPAVDAAAEAAEGDAESK; from the coding sequence ATGGCCGTCGTGACCATGCGCCAGCTGCTCGAGAGCGGTGTCCACTTCGGGCACCAGACCCGCCGCTGGAACCCCAAGATGAAGCGCTTCATCTTCACCGAGCGCAACGGCATCTACATCGTCGACCTGCAGCAGTCGCTGTCCTACATCGACCGCGCGTACGACTTCGTCAGCCAGACCGTCGCGCACGGCGGCTCGATCCTGTTCGTCGGCACCAAGAAGCAGGCGCAGGAGCCCGTCGCCGAGCAGGCCGCCCGCGTCGGCATGCCGTACGTCAACCAGCGCTGGCTCGGTGGCATGCTCACCAACTTCACGACCGTCCACAAGCGCCTGCAGCGCCTCAAGGAGCTCGAGCAGATCGACTTCGACGACGTCGCGGCCTCGGGCCTGACGAAGAAGGAGCTGCTCGTCCTGCGTCGCGAGAAGGACAAGCTCAGCAAGACCCTGGGCGGCATCCGCGACATGGCCAAGGTCCCCTCGGCCGTGTGGATCGTCGACACCAACAAGGAGCACCTCGCGGTCGACGAGGCGCGCAAGCTCGGCATCCCGGTCGTCGCGATCCTCGACACCAACTGCGACCCGGACGTCGTCGACTACCCGATCCCGGGCAACGACGACGCGATCCGTGCCGTGCAGCTGCTCACCCGCGTGATCGCGGACGCCGCCGCCGACGGCCTGCTCAAGCGCCACTCGGGCCGCACCGCCGCCGCGGAGGGTGCCGAGGCCGACGCCGAGCCGCTCGCCGAGTGGGAGCGTGAGCTGCTCGCCGGTGCCGAGGCGCAGGTCGCCGAGGCCGCCGCCGAGCCCGAGGCCGCTGCCGCCCCCGCCGCGGACGAGGCCGCTGCCCCCGCCGCGGACGAGGCCGCTGCCCCCGCCGCGGACGAGGCCGCCGAGGCGCCGGGTGCGGACGCTGCGCCGGCCGTCGACGCCGCCGCCGAGGCCGCCGAGGGCGACGCCGAGTCCAAGTGA
- the tsf gene encoding translation elongation factor Ts, whose translation MANYSLADIKALREKTGAGMLDVKKALEEAEGDSDKALEIIRVKGLKGVGKREGRAASDGLVAAHVGPTADGEGQTGVLVEVNSETDFVAKSPNFVALAERVLSAAVGSAARDADALLATEVDGTSVQSIVDETAATLGERVVVRRLARVAGEHVEVYLHKVNKDLPPQVGVLVATDAAGAGVARDIATHIAAFSPTFLTREDVPAETVESERRIAEETARTEGKPEAALPKIVEGRLNGFFKENVLLDQAFAKDPKKSVGQVLTEAGGTLTGFVRYRVGA comes from the coding sequence ATGGCGAACTACTCGCTCGCGGACATCAAGGCGCTGCGCGAGAAGACCGGCGCCGGCATGCTCGACGTCAAGAAGGCGCTCGAGGAGGCGGAGGGCGACTCCGACAAGGCGCTGGAGATCATCCGCGTCAAGGGCCTCAAGGGCGTCGGCAAGCGTGAGGGCCGTGCGGCCTCCGACGGTCTCGTCGCGGCGCACGTCGGTCCGACGGCGGACGGCGAGGGCCAGACCGGCGTGCTGGTCGAGGTCAACTCGGAGACGGACTTCGTGGCGAAGAGCCCGAACTTCGTCGCGCTGGCGGAGCGCGTCCTCTCGGCCGCGGTCGGCTCGGCCGCCCGTGACGCGGACGCGCTGCTGGCCACCGAGGTCGACGGCACGAGCGTGCAGTCGATCGTCGACGAGACGGCCGCCACCCTGGGTGAGCGCGTCGTCGTGCGTCGTCTGGCCCGCGTGGCCGGCGAGCACGTCGAGGTCTACCTGCACAAGGTCAACAAGGACCTGCCCCCGCAGGTCGGCGTCCTCGTGGCGACCGACGCGGCCGGTGCCGGTGTCGCCCGCGACATCGCGACGCACATCGCGGCCTTCTCGCCGACGTTCCTCACGCGTGAGGACGTCCCGGCGGAGACGGTCGAGAGCGAGCGTCGCATCGCCGAGGAGACGGCCCGCACCGAGGGCAAGCCCGAGGCCGCGCTGCCGAAGATCGTCGAGGGCCGCCTCAACGGCTTCTTCAAGGAGAACGTCCTGCTCGACCAGGCGTTCGCGAAGGACCCGAAGAAGTCGGTCGGCCAGGTCCTCACCGAGGCCGGCGGCACGCTGACGGGCTTCGTCCGTTACCGCGTGGGAGCCTGA
- the pyrH gene encoding UMP kinase produces MTQDPTATAEVAPPRRVLLKLSGETFGGGDVGLAADVVQRVAAEIAVAVRSGVQVAIVVGGGNFFRGAELSQRGIDRARADYMGMLGTVMNCLALQDFLEQAGVSTRVQTAIAMGQVAEPYIPLRAIRHLEKGRVVIFGAGAGMPYFSTDTVSVQRALETHCQEVLMGKNGVDGVYSADPRKDPSAVKLDHLTYTDALVGDLGVMDATALSLCRDNDVVMRVFGLEERGNVTRALQGEKIGTLVTAS; encoded by the coding sequence GTGACCCAGGACCCGACCGCGACCGCGGAGGTCGCACCCCCGCGGCGCGTGCTCCTCAAGCTCTCCGGAGAGACGTTCGGCGGCGGTGACGTGGGTCTCGCGGCCGACGTCGTGCAGCGGGTCGCGGCCGAGATCGCGGTCGCGGTGCGCTCGGGCGTGCAGGTCGCGATCGTCGTCGGCGGCGGCAACTTCTTCCGCGGCGCCGAGCTGTCGCAGCGCGGCATCGACCGCGCACGCGCGGACTACATGGGCATGCTCGGCACGGTGATGAACTGCCTCGCGCTGCAGGACTTCCTCGAGCAGGCCGGGGTGAGCACGCGCGTGCAGACCGCCATCGCGATGGGCCAGGTCGCCGAGCCGTACATCCCGCTGCGCGCGATCCGGCACCTGGAGAAGGGCCGCGTCGTGATCTTCGGCGCGGGCGCCGGCATGCCCTACTTCTCGACGGACACGGTGAGCGTCCAGCGGGCCCTGGAGACGCACTGCCAGGAGGTCCTCATGGGCAAGAACGGCGTCGACGGCGTCTACAGCGCGGACCCGCGCAAGGACCCGTCGGCCGTCAAGCTCGACCACCTGACGTACACGGACGCCCTCGTGGGCGACCTCGGCGTGATGGACGCGACGGCTCTGAGCCTGTGCCGCGACAACGACGTGGTCATGCGGGTGTTCGGGCTCGAGGAGCGGGGCAACGTCACGCGCGCCCTGCAGGGTGAGAAGATCGGCACGCTGGTCACCGCGAGCTGA
- the frr gene encoding ribosome recycling factor: protein MIDETLLEAEEKMDKAVEVAKDDFATIRTGRANAAMFSKVFVDYYGSPTPLQQLASFNVTEARTILVSPFDKSSTTAIEKALRDSDLGVNPTNDGNVIRVVLPALTEERRRDFVKLAKAKAEDARVSVRSVRRKAKEELDRIVKDGEAGEDEVVRAEKELEALTKKHVETIDHLLASKESELLEV, encoded by the coding sequence GTGATCGACGAGACCCTCCTCGAGGCCGAGGAGAAGATGGACAAGGCGGTCGAGGTCGCGAAGGACGACTTCGCGACGATCCGTACCGGCCGGGCCAACGCGGCGATGTTCTCCAAGGTGTTCGTCGACTACTACGGCAGCCCCACGCCGCTGCAGCAGCTCGCGTCGTTCAACGTCACCGAGGCGCGCACGATCCTGGTCTCGCCGTTCGACAAGTCGTCGACGACGGCGATCGAGAAGGCGCTGCGCGACTCCGACCTGGGCGTCAACCCCACCAACGACGGCAACGTCATCCGCGTCGTGCTGCCGGCCCTCACGGAGGAGCGCCGCCGCGACTTCGTGAAGCTCGCCAAGGCCAAGGCGGAGGACGCGCGCGTGTCGGTGCGCTCCGTGCGCCGCAAGGCCAAGGAAGAGCTCGACCGCATCGTCAAGGACGGCGAGGCCGGCGAGGACGAGGTCGTGCGCGCGGAGAAGGAGCTCGAGGCGCTCACGAAGAAGCACGTCGAGACGATCGACCACCTGCTCGCCTCCAAGGAGAGCGAGCTCCTCGAGGTCTGA
- a CDS encoding phosphatidate cytidylyltransferase yields the protein MTEHSTIAAPRTLRPGRDLPVAVVVGVTLLVVVVASLFVRKEAFGVLAIVAVCAALWELAQAFTRRNIHLPLLPLLVGAVGTLVSAYLAGPEALFVAFMLTVGGVVVWRVLDGSGEPAVRDATAGAFAAAYLPFLAGFAMLMLAEPDGPARVLLFILLVVASDTGGYTVGVLLGRHPLAPSVSPNKTWEGLLGSIVLACVVGVVGVQMAFEGEPLVGVFLGLATVATATLGDLAESMLKRDLELKDMGRLVPGHGGVLDRLDSLLLTAPAVYLVLAMLVPATV from the coding sequence ATGACGGAGCACAGCACCATCGCCGCCCCCCGCACCCTGCGCCCGGGCCGTGACCTCCCGGTCGCGGTCGTGGTCGGCGTCACGCTGCTCGTCGTGGTGGTCGCCTCCCTGTTCGTGCGCAAGGAGGCGTTCGGGGTCCTGGCGATCGTCGCCGTGTGCGCGGCGCTGTGGGAGCTCGCGCAGGCGTTCACGCGCCGCAACATCCACCTGCCGCTCCTGCCGCTGCTGGTGGGCGCGGTCGGCACGCTCGTGTCGGCGTACCTCGCCGGTCCGGAGGCGCTGTTCGTCGCGTTCATGCTCACGGTGGGCGGCGTGGTCGTGTGGCGGGTCCTCGACGGCAGCGGCGAGCCCGCGGTGCGCGACGCGACCGCGGGCGCCTTCGCGGCGGCGTACCTGCCGTTCCTCGCCGGGTTCGCGATGCTCATGCTCGCGGAGCCCGACGGGCCCGCACGCGTGCTGCTGTTCATCCTGCTCGTCGTCGCGAGCGACACGGGCGGGTACACCGTGGGGGTCCTGCTCGGCCGGCACCCCCTCGCGCCCTCGGTCAGCCCGAACAAGACCTGGGAGGGTCTGCTCGGGTCGATCGTGCTCGCATGCGTCGTGGGAGTCGTCGGCGTGCAGATGGCGTTCGAGGGCGAGCCGCTCGTCGGGGTGTTCCTCGGCCTGGCGACCGTCGCGACGGCGACGCTGGGCGACCTCGCGGAGTCGATGCTCAAGCGCGACCTGGAGCTCAAGGACATGGGCCGGCTCGTCCCGGGGCACGGCGGTGTCCTCGACCGGCTCGACTCGCTGCTGCTGACGGCGCCGGCCGTCTACCTCGTGCTGGCGATGCTGGTCCCGGCCACGGTCTGA
- the rlmN gene encoding 23S rRNA (adenine(2503)-C(2))-methyltransferase RlmN: MTGTPVRLDLSSPTRGPRGKPPKHFVDLTPEQRVAAVTELGEKPFRAKQLATHYFTHLTSDPAAMTDLPKATRDKLVEGLFPTLLTAHRTLTADQGTTVKTLWHLFDGAKVESVLMRYANRTTLCISSQAGCGLACAFCATGQLGLTRNLSTAEIVEQVRAAARSLADGEVPGGPTRLTNVVFMGMGEPLANYKAVMETVRRLVAPTPDGLGMSARNVTVSTVGMVPAMDKLANEGIPVTLALSLHAPDDELRSELVPVNTRWSVDEAIDSAHRYFEKTGRRVSIEYALIRDVNDHAWRADLLGEKLAARGTGWVHCNPIPLNPVPNSRWTASDPQVEREFVARLRAHGIPTTVRDTRGSEIDGACGQLAAEED, from the coding sequence ATGACCGGTACACCCGTGCGTCTCGACCTGTCGTCCCCCACCCGTGGGCCGCGGGGCAAGCCGCCCAAGCACTTCGTCGACCTGACCCCGGAGCAGCGGGTCGCCGCGGTCACCGAGCTCGGTGAGAAGCCGTTCCGCGCCAAGCAGCTCGCGACGCACTACTTCACGCACCTGACGTCGGACCCCGCGGCGATGACCGACCTGCCGAAGGCGACGCGGGACAAGCTCGTCGAGGGCCTGTTCCCGACGCTCCTCACCGCGCACCGCACGCTCACGGCGGACCAGGGCACGACGGTCAAGACGCTGTGGCACCTGTTCGACGGCGCGAAGGTCGAGTCGGTGCTCATGCGCTACGCGAACCGGACGACGCTGTGCATCTCGAGCCAGGCGGGCTGCGGACTCGCGTGCGCGTTCTGCGCGACGGGCCAGCTCGGCCTGACCCGCAACCTGTCGACCGCGGAGATCGTCGAGCAGGTGCGCGCCGCGGCCCGTTCGCTCGCGGACGGCGAGGTTCCGGGCGGCCCGACGCGCCTGACGAACGTCGTGTTCATGGGCATGGGCGAGCCGCTCGCGAACTACAAGGCGGTCATGGAGACGGTGCGCCGCCTCGTGGCGCCGACGCCGGACGGGCTGGGCATGTCGGCCCGCAACGTCACGGTGTCGACGGTCGGCATGGTGCCGGCTATGGACAAGCTGGCGAACGAGGGCATCCCGGTGACGCTCGCGCTGTCGCTGCACGCCCCGGACGACGAGCTGCGCAGCGAGCTGGTCCCGGTGAACACCCGGTGGAGCGTCGACGAGGCGATCGACTCGGCGCACCGGTACTTCGAGAAGACCGGCCGTCGCGTCTCGATCGAGTACGCGCTCATCCGGGACGTCAACGACCACGCCTGGCGTGCGGACCTCCTCGGCGAGAAGCTCGCTGCCCGTGGCACGGGCTGGGTGCACTGCAACCCGATCCCGCTCAACCCGGTGCCGAACTCGCGGTGGACGGCGAGCGATCCCCAGGTGGAGCGGGAGTTCGTGGCACGCTTGCGTGCGCACGGCATCCCGACGACCGTCCGGGACACGCGCGGCAGCGAGATCGACGGTGCGTGCGGCCAGCTCGCGGCGGAGGAGGACTGA